In Candidatus Latescibacterota bacterium, one DNA window encodes the following:
- a CDS encoding glycogen-binding domain-containing protein has protein sequence MRERIYFVLFVIMFIAVMTQGCSVANRFGKGIEAAGGPEATDEGVRFTIFSTKIEKVSIAGDFNNWSMTSDPLHDMDGTGTWTILLPISPGRYEYKFVIDGENWIPDPGNPEQTDDGFGGVNSLLIVE, from the coding sequence ATGAGAGAAAGAATCTATTTTGTTCTTTTTGTAATCATGTTTATTGCCGTAATGACCCAGGGGTGTTCTGTCGCAAACAGATTCGGCAAGGGGATAGAGGCGGCTGGAGGTCCAGAGGCCACTGATGAAGGTGTCCGGTTCACGATCTTTTCCACCAAGATCGAAAAAGTCTCCATAGCGGGAGATTTTAACAACTGGTCTATGACATCCGACCCACTGCATGATATGGATGGAACGGGCACCTGGACGATCCTGTTACCAATTTCCCCGGGGAGATACGAATACAAATTCGTCATCGACGGAGAAAATTGGATACCTGATCCGGGAAATCCTGAGCAGACCGATGACGGATTCGGGGGCGTCAATTCTTTGCTGATCGTTGAATAA